In the genome of Monodelphis domestica isolate mMonDom1 chromosome 2, mMonDom1.pri, whole genome shotgun sequence, one region contains:
- the LOC103096160 gene encoding late cornified envelope protein 3C-like, with protein sequence MSCQQNQQQCQPPPKCQTPKILPQAPCSPPISSCSGSSSGTCSGSSSGRGCSSSSEDGCCLFSHHHRRSHRCRRQSSDHCDGGSGHSQQSGGSCGSSGGCC encoded by the coding sequence ATGTCCTGCCAGCAAAACCAGCAGCAGTGCCAGCCCCCTCCTAAATGCCAGACTCCCAAGATTCTTCCCCAAGCTCCATGCTCTCCTCCAATCTCTTCCTGCAGTGGGTCCAGCTCTGGGACTTGCTCTGGGTCCAGCTCTGGAAGAGGCTGCAGCTCTAGCTCTGAGGATGGCTGCTGTCTCTTTTCCCATCACCACAGACGATCCCACAGATGTAGGCGCCAGAGTTCTGACCACTGTGATGGTGGCAGTGGGCACAGTCAACAGTCTGGAGGTTCCTGTGGGAGCTCTGGGGGTTGCTGCTGA